The DNA window TAAAAGCGTCTTGTGCTAACACAGTGAGTGCTCATGACAATTTTCCAACTATTGAAAGTAACTCTCCTAAAGAAAGCAGCCTTTTCACAATTTACCCAAAGGTACTGACTTGCTTAGGGCAGGGCTGGGCCTTGTTGTTTCCTTCCTCTGTTCTCAAGGTCTTAACCAGCCTGACACTGGTGTGGAGCGCCACTGTGGGACATGGCAAACCTTGGGGCGGTCTTGACTGGTCCTTGACTGGCTAACACGCAGCTTCTGGGCTAGGTGGAGGCCCCGAATGAGTACCAGCGGGAGACGTGGAACCTGAATAATGAAGAGAAGATGCAGGCTGTGCCTCTCCTTCATGGGGAAGGCAACAGGCTCTACAAGCTGGGCCGCTATGATCAGGCTGCCACCAAGTACCAGGAGGCCATCGTGTGCCTGAGGAACCTTCAGACTAAGGTGTGGGTTTACCTCCGGCTGGGAGGGCTGAGATGAGCTTTATGGAGCTGGTGGCTGAGCTTCTGTTCCACAGGAGAAGCCCTGGGAGGTTGAGTGGCTGAAGCTGGAGAAGATGATCAACACGCTGATCCTCAACTACTGCCAATGTCTGCTGAAGAAGGAGGAGTACTACGAGGTCCTGGAGCACACTAGTGACATTCTACGACACCACCCAGGTGCAGCCCTggcaggggtggggagatgggGTTGAAGGAGTAGGAGTGAGGCtgagggagtgggggtgggggactggGAGTAGGGGAGTGAGAGTGAGGGAGTGGGAGGGGGTAGGGCAAGCCAGGCCCCAGACACCTTCCAAGGCCTTAGTGGAGACCTTTCCCGccctgtaaggcacagaaacttgtCTTCCCCCAGTGGATTTCCCTGAGCCTGCAACTGCACTGTATGTGCTTCTGGGTGGGTGATATTTACTGGGGGAGGCGCTTGTTTCAGACTTCGGCTGACTGTCTAGTCCATGCTCACTTGgcacttgtgattctcctgccgtGGCCTCCAGAGCTCTGGGCTTTTAGGTGTGACCCATTAAACCAGGCTGTAGGGAGGTGGTTTTaagatcttatttatttttatgttttcaaatgTGCATATGGCTGTGTATGAATCTGGAGTAGCAGCCAGGCTTTGAAAGGAGGCCAGCAATCTAGAGACAAATGTGAAGTCGACGCTGAAAGCCAGCCTGTGGCAGTGTCTGAGAAGGTTTTTGACTAATGCTAAGAGTAACAGCACACGCTTGCTCCACATACGAAGTCCTCCACCATTAGTATCGCACTGAGCCTCACAGGGGCTCAGATAGGTCAGGTCCAAGGACAGGGTCTGATAGTCACAAAGGTTGGGTCCTCAGTGGGAACAATAAGGAGTTCTGAAAATGAAATTGGTCAAAAGACTTGGGGAGGAGCGGAGGCTGGGAGGTCTGATGCCAGGGCTCTCTGGGGAGGGCTGGCTGGGTGCAGCTTGCTCCTCCCTGCAGGGATTGTGAAGGCCTACTATGTGCGCGCACGCGCCCACGCGGAGGTGTGGAATGCTGAGGAGGCCAAGGCGGACCTGGAGAAAGTGCTGGAGTTGGAGCCATCCATGCGCAAGGCTGTTCTCAGGGAACTGCGGCTGTTGGAGAGCCGCCTGGCGGACAAGCAGGAGGAGGAACGGCAGCGCTGCCGGAACATGCTGGGATAGGCTGGGCTGGGCCGGGCTAGGTTAGGCTAGGCTAGACTGCCTTAGGTTGGGTAGGAGCTGCAGGATGAAGCACTGGGCTGAGGGCTGGGGCTATGGACTGGGGCACCATGCCCACACTACTCTACTTGCTGCATGGCGCTTCAGGGCAGTGTCCTTGGCTACTAGGAGGCTGCCCGTGAGTCCTCTTCACTCCGACAACTTGCAGGCCACCAGTGTAGCAGGCATAGTCTGGGCATTCCTGGTTCAATCAATCAGGGCTTAGATGTCACTTTTTAGCACAGATTCATGCTAAATTATATTAAGACTAATTTCTGAGGgttgggatatagctcagtggtagagagcttgtTTAGCAAACCTGGAGTCCTGGCGTTTAACTCcagcataaataaatagatatacacatacataaatgcattTTGTGGGATCAAAGTCATAGCTGTCCATGGGAAATCAAAAGCACCCTCCAAAGGCCCCCAAATTAACAAAGGGCACAGGAAAGCTACCATTCTTCAGCTCAGGTGTAATAATCAAACTTATTTTAacttgtgtgtttatatgctgCTTGGATACAGGTTTCCAAGGAGGCCAGATGAGGGCTTGCAGTCCTGtaaagctagagttacaggtgtctgtgagctgccctgtgggtgctgggaaccaaactcggggcctctggaagagcagcaagtgctcttaactgttctCCAgtcacaaattaaaaatatttttaatcagcACTCACAGTATTAGTTTTCATTGTattgttttcaaataaaattagtttttaaaaattctccccCAACCCTTTCCATCATGCCCCTCTGCTTCCATTTTAGTCTGTATCATGCTCCAGTACTGATTTCAACTGGGGCTCCCGCACCCTTTCTCCTGGGCTTAGGTAGCTGTATTTTGGGATTTCTGATTCTCTTGGttcttttttgtcattttataGTGGCGAGACATAAAACCTCTCAGAATGTCACTGACCTCGGTGCCTCTGGGGACTCCCAGGAGAGGGTGACAGTGCCAGAAGCCACTGTCTGGGACATACTTCCTTTCCCACCATGCTTACAGTTAGCATCCACCTTGAGCTCTGCAAACAGATGAGGTCTCTGCCTGGTGCTCAGGCTCACtccaaaatctgaaaaaaaaaaaaaaaaaaaacccgaaaaaaacaaatcaataaacaaCATTTGCATGATTGTGGCTGTGCCAGTGTGTTCCCTGCTGGGCTTTGATTGCAATTCTCCCAATTCTTTGATCTGCAGGCCACCAGAATGAGGGTGCTCCTGGCAACTAGAGGTTAGCGCTCCTAGCCTAGGAGGTAAGGTGGCTCACTGAGTCTCCTAGGCCACCTGTGTCCATGGCGAGCGGGAGTCgggagaggacagaggaagggaCGCCGTGATCTGCAGAAGCACAGGGAGGAGTGTCATGAGGCCACAGAGCCCTGGATTGTGAGCAGGAGGGAGGACAGAAGGACCTCCCTCACCCCCCGCAGCGCTGCCCCAGGAGCCTGGATGGTACACAGCACTGAAGCATCTCTGAAGTACTTGAGGAGCAAGAAGCATTGAAGGGCCAGAAATGATGGCTCCAgacttcccctctcctctcctcctcctctcctccacccacccccattctctcctctctttccttccccctttcttctatCCTCTCTCTTTCCACTATCCTCTTTCTTCTCACTATGAGGCCTAGGATGGCCCGGAGCTTTGCAGTCCTCCTGTGtctactttccaagtgctggaacaGCAGGCGTGGGATTGTCTGGAATGCTTTTTCATGCGCTGTCCCCTCCATTGCATTCCTTCTGCAGACAGAGAAGATCTCACCTTGTTTGTCAATATACAGCTCATAGCTTCCAAGCTTCCCAACATGGACAATGCCCCAAATCATCTCagggccctgcttggtcttatcTGGCTCTCTTAAGTGGAGATCCTTGCTTCTGATGCCCCAGGATATTTATAAGCCTAAGAACAAAGAAGGCTGGGGCGCAGAACAACTGTAGACTACAGTGTGGGGTACACTGGAGAGAGTCCTCTTGTCACTGGCACCCAAAGATGATGAGGGAACAAtgaaagtccttttttttttcttttttctcactaGCACAGAAAGTGTGCTTCGGAAGTGGCAGAGATGAGGTCAGTTATCCATCCATGGCCCTGCTGCTTGCCTGGGATTCCTTATGTGCTCTGAAAATAGTCTCCTATGAGGACCTGGCTGGAAGAATttgaggtgtgtatgtgtgtctcacAGGTAGCCCCCTAGGAGGTTCCTTTCTTAAAATCTAACCAGACGGTGCCGTTTTCAAGaggccagcagggggcagcagATAACAAGCAGCTTGAGGTGCCTGGGGGTCTGATGACATTCTCCATCTCCTTTGACCACTCCTGATACCTGCAGAGTGGTCACAGCCAAGAGGACACTTAGACCCATAGAATGAGATCACTGAAAGACTAGGGGCCCAGGGACAGCCTAGTTCCCATTGGCTTTGTAAACATTGGGAAACCGAGGCTTGGAGAATCAAACCTGGTAGACCCCAGATGAGCACTCAGGTTTTGCACTACTGACTAGAACTTTTTGTGCTACTTTGGGCTGCTTGGCAGCTGGTCCATGCTGGGAATGATGCattagaaagggagaaagaaggggagaaaacTGTAAAACTCACACAATGAAGCATTCTGCATGGGAACAGTTAGAAAGGCCAAGACAGGGTCCTGTGTAGATTCCTCAGCCATCTTCTCTCCTCTTAGAGTCAACACAGCCTAGTTAGGGTATTTGAGCCAGGTGTGAGCCGCTGTTTGAACTGTGTCCTAAACTGTGTCCTAAAGACCCAGTGACTCTCTGGTCATATGGGGTTCTCCCATCCTTCTCCGGTATGCTAGGACCTGTAGCTGCTGTAAGCAAGGTACTACAAACAGTGGCTGAAAATGACACAACTCTTCTAGTTCTGAGGACAGAGGTCCTGGAATGGGCCAGCCTGCAGTCCTTTATAGACTCTCCTGGGAGAATCTGCCTTGCTTTCTCCAGCTTCTAGAGACCTCTATACTCATTGGCTCCTggctccctcctccccatccaaaCCAAGACTGGGAACATCTTCCAGTCTCTCTGTGTCCCTGGCCTGTCACCATCTCTGTGTCTCTGACCTTTCCATCTTTCCCTTATGGGACCCTTGGTATGATGCTGGGCCTACCTGGATAGCTCAGCACACTGTCCCCACCTTGGCACTCTTGCATTGACCACACTTTCAGTCTGGTACCGTGTAAACTATATGCAAGCTCTGGGAATGGGGAAATGTGCATGACTGGGGGAGGGCATCACCCATCTCAGCACTGTCAGCTAGTCTCCACTGTCCTCATCCACCATGCTATGTTCCCTGAAGCCTGTATACACACACCATGGCTCCTTCACCTCTATTCTGCTTGGATTGACTAACAAGTGGTTCCAGGAACTCCTCAGGTAGAATGGAGATTTGTGGGCATTTGTTTCTCCAAGTTCCTCCTTCCTGGATTTAGATGGGCAGCTGCTGTGATCTTTGATCCCTGGTCCCAATGGCTTCCTGGCTCTAGCTTTTGAAGACCCTAGAGTGTACATGGGCCCTTCAAACCTGCATGTGGCCATGGATCCCACTCTCTAGTCTCCTGATGTTTACCATCCCATGTTTCTTCCactttccttcatctcctccattgTACACTCACAGATCTTTTGAATGGATCCACTCCACTTCTGTCAGGTATCCTTCAGGCTGGAGGGCAGTGGCAGGGCTGAGAGTGAGCCAGCAACATGTTCAGGTGGCATAGTCAGGCAAAGCAGAGTCAGGATTGGACTTCAGCCAATCCAGAACTCACAAAGGGGACTAGAGGTGTCATTCTCCTTTCTTATTTCATCCTCACCCCTTAGTGGAACTTCTCTCTGTAGATATCATCTTATGGCTTCAAGTGAAGGACTGTTTTCTGGGAACACAGTCTTAGGGTCCATATCATTGCAGGTGGGACTCTGCAAGTGTGACAAGCTCATGTCTAGTGTTTGCTTGTCACGAGGCCAAGGCACCTGTGAGAAACAGCAGGGCAGCCTTGGTCATGTTGAATCGACAAAACAGTTCAATAGCTCTGTGTTTTACAGAGGGATTGCTTAGCAGCAGAGGAGTGTAATAACCATAAACCCCCGACTGTCTTCTCCTCACCTCAAGATGGGCCTCATAGCTCCACTTGTCACAGGAGCCACCATTCTGGGAGGCAGGTAGCCCACCTACGTTGGTCACACAGCTATAAggggcagaggccagaagtgatGTACAGGGTTAGGGCCTGTGTGAAAGGTCATTAGGTGGGTGTGGGATGAACAGaacttggttctctctctctctctctctctctctctctctctctctctctctctctctctctccctccctccctctctccccacagGTTATGTGGCCAAGGTTATCCTTAATCTctggatccttctgcctctacctcaaaTGTGTTCGAATTACtggcatgtatcaccatgcctggctgacacTTCTTTTAATTTCCTGTAGGCCATTGTTCTTGACAGTAGTTTAGGGTGAGAGGAGCCTGAGACACAGGGGCTACTGTGTCTTACCTATAGTAACTATTGTCACATGATTTTCTGGGATGCTAAGAAGAAATGTTTGTTCACCCCAAATAGAGACAATATGAGAAGGCTGAAAAGATGCTGCTTAAGTTCTGCTTGATAGACCAATGAGCATGCTTGGGTTTCTTATAGAGCATGGGGCACTCCAGGGCAGCTACTCTATGGGGAAGTCCTCTGGGCAACTCATGGGCAGCTATACACTGAAGAGTCCCACCCCACTCAAATTTTTACCTCAGGGAAGAGAGGCCCTTGATCCTTCTAGTGCAAAGCCAGAGAATCCTGGCATCATCATGGCATCATGACAGTCTTCAGGAGGCTGGTGTCCAGTATTACTTTCTCTGACAGCTGGCATCTGGGCTCTCCCTCCCTGGACTTGCCAGGTTTTGTAGCTGGAGGCACCATGTTGAACGTCATGGTCTGTGAGGGTAGTATCATACTGCTTGTTGGGGAAGCCATTTGGAGTTCTGCcttttccctcccacttcttccctgAAGGAAGCACCCATGCTTACTTCCCATGTCCTGAGTCTGCTCAGCAACTGGCCTAATTTTGACCACTCTATCCTTTCTGCTATTCTCATTAGTGAGAGACTCTGATGAGCAAGGAATCTCACCTTCTCTCTCACCACCAATAAAAATATCTGCAGATGAGCTTGCATGCTTGTGCTTCCTCAGCATCGTCAAGGCTGGTGGCCCCACCCTCAGCAGTGCCGCAGGGCAGGGGTGGGATGCAAGCATGAGCCACTCATGTC is part of the Meriones unguiculatus strain TT.TT164.6M chromosome 11, Bangor_MerUng_6.1, whole genome shotgun sequence genome and encodes:
- the Aipl1 gene encoding aryl-hydrocarbon-interacting protein-like 1; amino-acid sequence: MDVSLLLNVEGVKKTILHGGVGELPNFITGSRVTFHFRTMKCDEERTVIDDSRQVGQPMSIIIGNMFKLEVWETLLTSMRLGEVAEFWCDTIHTGVYPMLSRSLRQLAEGKDPTNWHVHTCGLANMFAYHTLGYEDLDELQKEPQPLIFLIELLQVEAPNEYQRETWNLNNEEKMQAVPLLHGEGNRLYKLGRYDQAATKYQEAIVCLRNLQTKEKPWEVEWLKLEKMINTLILNYCQCLLKKEEYYEVLEHTSDILRHHPGIVKAYYVRARAHAEVWNAEEAKADLEKVLELEPSMRKAVLRELRLLESRLADKQEEERQRCRNMLG